The following nucleotide sequence is from Chromobacterium rhizoryzae.
CGCGCTCGGGGTCGAACTTCTCCAGCGCGTGCATCAGACCGATATTGCCTTCCTCGATCAGATCCAACAGCGCCAGGCCGCGGTTGATGTAATGCTTGGCGATGTTCACCACCAGCCGCAGATTGTGTTCGATCATCTTCTGCCGCGCTTCGAACTCTCCGGCCACCACGCGGCGGGCCAGAGCCAGTTCTTCCTGCGGCGTCAACAGGGCGTTGTTGCCGATATCGTTGAGGTAGATTTGGGTGACGTCGGCAACTTCTTCGTATACCGGCTGCGCTTCGCCGACTTCCTCTGCCTCCACTTCGGCAACGGCTTCCTCATTGCTTTCCTCGTCGAGAATTTCTTGCTCTTCGAGAATGTCGAGTTCGCTACTCATGTTCTACCCCCGTCTCTTTCTGATCCTGGACGGGGGCCCCGGCCGCCCGTCAGGACTTATGGTCAAGGTACTGCATCGGATCCACCGGCTTGCCGAGGCGGCGGATTTCAAAGTGCAGTTTCACTTGGTCGGCGTCGGAATTGCCCATTTCGGCAATCTTCTGCCCTCGCTTGACAGACTGGCCCTCCTTTACGAGCAACTGGCTATTGTGGGCGTAGGCCGACAGGAAGGATTTATTGTGCTTGATGATGATCAGCTTGCCGTAGCCACGCAGGCCGGTGCCGCTGTACACCACTTTGCCGTCTCCCGCCGCCAACACCGGCTGGCCGCTGCGGCCGCTGATGTCTATGCCCTTGCTGCTATCGGAATATCCCCGGATCATCTTGCCTTCGGTCGGCCACAGCCACGGCACCGCGTCTTCGTCCGTTTTCGCCACGGGCTTGCTGGCCTCGGGCTTGCTGGACGGCGTTGCCGCCGGCGCTTCGGTCTTGGCCGGAGCGCTTGCCGTCGCCGGCGAGCCGGCGGCGCTGATCGGGGCTTGAGCGTTCTTGTTGTTGCCCGGTCCTCCCTCGCTCTGGGCGGACAGGGTTTTTGCTGCTTCTGCGCTGTATGGCAGTTTCAGGGCTTTGGGGTAGGCCTTGACACCGCCTGCTTGGACAGTTGCGCTTTCCACCGGCGCGCTGGGCTGAACCGGCGCGGCGCCGGCCGTCGGCTGGCCGGCGTTGGCCGCCGGAGGGGCATCGCCGCCGGGCGGGGTCAAGCGCAGTACTTGTCCTACTTTGATGTTGTTGTCCGGCAGGTTGTTCCAGGCCGCGACGTCCTTGTATTTCAGGCCGTTGTTCAGAGAGATGCGGAACAGGTTTTCCCCCGGCTGAACCACATGGGTCTTTTCTTTTGTTGTTGCGCCCGCCGCCGAGGCGGAGCCTATCGGCGCGGCGGACACTCCTCCGTTATCCTGGTACGGCGTCGTCACCGCCGCACTGTTGCCGCCTGTCGCGACGGGCGCCGAAGGCGGCGCGCTGCGCGCGACGGCCGGCGTTGCGCTTTCCACGGGGGCCGGTTGCTGGGCGATGCTGCTGCATCCGCTCAGGGCGATGCCGATCGAAGCCGTGAATATATATGCATAGCTGCAATGCATTTTTAGCATACTTTTGTTTTTTATAGTCTGTTTAAGTGATTTGATAAATTGTCGGACAAAGAAACTGTTGTGTTTTTGCAGTTTTAACTGCGTCCGGCAAGCAAGGGTACGAATTTCACCGGGTCCAGCCGGCTTTTCTGCAGGCCTTGCGCGGTTTTCTCTATCAGCCACAAGTACTGTTCCTCTTCGCCTATCGGCATGATCATGCGGCCGCCGTCGTTGAGTTGTTCGACCAGGGCCTGGGGGATGTTGCGCGCGGCGGCGGTCATGATGATGCCGTCGAAGGGCGCGGCCTCGGCCAGGCCGAAATGGCCGTCGCCGTGGACCAGGCGGGCGTGTACCAGCTTGGCGGCGCGCAAATTGCGTCTGGCTTTGTCAAGAATGACGCCCAAGCGTTCAATGGAGTAGACCTCGGCGCCGGTCTTCAGCAGCACCGCGGTCTGATAGCCGCAGCCGGTGCCTATCTCCAATACTTTGCCCGGTTTCTTGCCATTCAACAGGATTTCCGTCATCCGCGCCACGGTGAAAGGCTGGGAGATGGTCTGGCCGTGACCTATGGGCAGCGACACGTCGTCGTAGGCGCGGGTGGCCAGCGCCTGGTCTACAAACAGGTGACGCGGCACGTCCGACATCGCGGTCAGCACGCGTTCGTCGGCCACGCCGTTCTGGCGCAGGCGCTCGACCATGCGGCGTCGGGTGCGGTCGGAAAGCATGCCGTAGGCCGGCTGGCCCGGCGTCAGCTGTGGTGTAGCCATGTTTTGATTCCGTCTAGTTGGCCATAGGCGGTTAAATCCAGCATTAGCGGCGTCACTGAAATATCGTTGTTGGCCAGCGCGCCGAAGTCCGTGCCCGCGCCGGCGTCCTGCACATTGCCGACCGGTCCTACCCAGTATATCGTCTCGCCGCGAGGATTCTGAGACTTGATCACCGGCTGCGCGCAGTGGCGGCGGCCCAGGCGGGTGACGGTCAATTGGCCCAGCGCTTCCGGAGCGATGTCGGGCACGTTGACGTTGAGCAGCACCGGCTCGCGGAAGGGGTTGCGCTTGCAGCGTTCCACCAGTTGATCGACGACCAGGCCGGCGCTGGCGAAGTGCTGGCCGCTATAGCCGGCCAGCGACACCGCGATGGAGGGAATGCCCAGCATGAAGCCTTCGGTGGCGGCGGCCACGGTGCCGGAGTACAGGGTGTCGTCGCCCATATTGGGGCCGTGGTTGATGCCGCTGAACACCATGTCCGGCTTGAAGTCCAGCATGCCGGTCACCGCGAGGTGCACGCAGTCGGTGGGGGTGCCGTTGACGTAGTGAAAGCCGTTGGCGGCCTTGCGCACGGTCAAGGGGCGATCCAGGGTCAGGGAGTTGCTGGCGCCGCTGCGGTCCCGCTCCGGCGCGACAACGACGACTTCGCCGTGGCGGGACAGGGTTTGCGCCAGCATGGCCAGTCCCGGAGCGAAATAACCGTCGTCGTTGCTGATGAGAAACTTCATGCTGTCTTTCTATTGTTCTTGCCGGCAAAGGTGGCCCGGCTGATTGTATCGCTCCAACGATGACGCGGAAAAGTCCGGCGTGGAAGACGGACAAACAAAACCCGCCGGTGGGCGGGTTGGGGAAAGCGGCTCAGGCGTAGTAACGCTGGCTGAATTCCAGCATGCGCTCGATCGGCAACCGCGCTGCGTCCATCTGTTCCCGGCTGAGGTAGTCGATGCGCAAGCCCACGCCCTGCTGGGCGCGCTTGACCGCTTCTATGGTGTTCATCTTCATGTACGGACAGGAGTTGCATTGGCAGCCGGCGTAGATCGGCGCCTGACGCAGGTCCAGATCCGGACGGGCCAGTCCCATGTTGTAGAGGATGCCGTCTTCGGTGGCGACGAAGATCACCGCGTCCGGGCTGCCGGAGAATTGCTTGACCCAGTTGAGCATGCCGGAGGTGGAGCCGACGTAATCGGCCTTCTTCAGCACCGGCAGCGGGCTTTCCGGATGGGCGATCAGGTATTTCTCCGCGCCGGCGACCGCGAAGGCCTCGTCCAGCGCCGCTTCGTTGAATTTGTCGTGCACCTCGCACACCGCCGACCACAGCGGCATGTCGTAGCCGTACTGATAGTTGAGGTAGCCGCCCATATTGCGGTCCGGCGAGAAGATCACTTTTTTGCCTTCGGCGTACAGGTGGGCAATGATGTCGTCCACATTGCGGCTGGTGACGATCCAGTCGGACAGCGCTTTGTGCTCGGCGCTGGAGTTGATATAGGAAACGTGCACGTGGTCCGGGTGCTGCTTGCGCCATTTGGCCAGCGCGGCGACGTCGGTCTGTGTCACCAGCGAACAGGTGGAACCGGCGTCGGGCAGAATCACTTCCGCCTGGGGATTGAGGATTTTCGCGGTTTCCGCCATGAAGCGCACGCCGGCAAAAACGATGATGTCGGCATTGGCTTCCTTGGCGTACAAAGAAAGTTCCAGGCTGTCGCCAACCTTGTCGGCCATTTTCTGGATTTCAGGCTGGGTATAGTAATGGGCAAGCGTGACGACGCGTTTCGTCATGATGGATCGACTCCCGCCGCCATCCGGCCTTGTTGGAGCAAGGGGCGCGTGGCGACTTTGTGCGGTGCAGTAAAGAGCTATTGCTAAACAGCAAAGATTAACAATATTGTAGTGTCCGCGCCAGTCCATTCTTGTTAGGCCCTTGCGGCGAAGCGGGGCGCGATGGATTCGGCTTGCCGGAGGTCAAGATGACGTCAAGGTTCAGTCTGCATGATGATGGCTCGGCGGGCGGTGAGCATGACGACGAGCACGATTACAATCATCCGCATCGCCATCCCCACGGCGGGGTGACGGGCGCGGCGGCGCGCGCCGCCAGCATGCGCGCCTTGCGCTGGGTGGCGCTGCTGACGATAGGCTTCGCCTGCGTGGAGGCGGTGGGCGGCTGGGCGACGGGATCGCTGGCCTTGTTGTCGGATGCCGGCCATATGCTGACCGATTCCATTTCGCTGTTGCTGGCCTTGTGGGTGGCGCATATCGGCCGCCGCCCGGCGGACGAGTCGCATTCTTTTGGCCATGGCCGCGCGGAGGTGATAGGCGCGTTTCTGAACAGCTTGTTCATGTTCGGCGTCATCGTCTTCATCGCGGTGGAGGCGGTGCGGCGCTTGCTGGAGCCGCACGCGGTCAACGGTCTGGGGGTGATGGGCATCGCCGTGGCCGGCCTGCTGGTCAATGTGCTGGCCGTGTGGATTCTGAGCCGCGGCGCGCACAGCCTTAACAGCAAGGCGGCGCTGCTGCACGTGATGGGGGATTTGCTGGGCTCGCTGGCGGCGATCGCTTCCGGGGCCATCGTGTACTGGACCGGCTGGACGCCGGCGGATCCGATCTTGTCCATGCTGGTGGCCTGTCTGATTCTGTCGTCTACCTGGCGGCTGCTGCGCAAGTCGCTGGCGGTGTTGATGGAGGAGGTGCCGGCGGAGCTGGATTTTAACCGCATCGGCCGCGCCCTGGGCGGCATCGCCGGGGTGAGATCGGTGCACGATCTGCACGTTTGGACCATGGCCGCGGACCGCGTGGCCTTGTCCGCGCATTTGCAGGTGGCCGCGCCGCAGGATTGGCCGCGCATTCTGGCGGCCTGCCAGCGCATGCTGTCGCGCGAGTACGGCATCGACCATGTGACTTTGCAGCCGGAGTGGCCGTTGCCGCCGCCGGCGGGGAAAACCGTGCCGGTTACCATTATTTCCGAGGATAAGCATCAATGAGGCCGCATTACCTGACACCGTTGTTTTCGCCGCGCAGCGTCGCCGTGATCGGCGCCAGCGACACGCCGGGCTCGATCGGGCAGGCGGTGTTCGCCAATCTGCTGGCGGGCAACTTCCAGGGCAAGCTGTTTCCGGTCAACCTCAACCACAAGGTGGTGGCCGGGGTGCCCGCGGTGGCTTCGGTGCGTCAGATCAGTGAGCCCGTGGATCTGGCGGTGGTGGTGACCGCCACCCGCACCCTGCCTGCGATCATGAAGGACTGCGGCAAGAAGGGCATCAAGGCGGTGTTGCTGGCCAAGGAGTTTGCCGACAGCGAGCAGCTGGAGCGGGAGATCATCAACGAGACGCTGTCCATCAGCCGCCATTTCGGCATCCGCATCCTGGGGCCGAACGTGCTGGGCCTGATGCGGCCGGTGGCCGGCTTCAACGCCAGCAACTACACCAGCAAGGTGAGGCCGGGTAATCTGGCGCTGGTGTCGCAGTCGTCGGCGCTGTGCACGGCGATGCTGGATTGGGCGGACAGCAAGGGCATCGGTTTTTCCAGCGTGATTTCTGTGGGCAACGCGTTGGACGTCGGCTTCGGCGAAATTCTGGATTACCTGGTGGCGGACAACTTCACCCAGGGCATTCTGTTGCATGTCCACCACATTCACGACGCGCGCCGCTTCATGTCGGCGCTGCGCGCCGCGGCGCGCACCAAGCCGGTGGTGGTGATCAAGTCCGGCCGCTATGAGGACGCGGTGACCGGGGTCACGCATTCCAGCAATCTGGTGGAGAGCGGCGATGTGTTCGACGCCGCGCTGGCGCGCGCCGGCGTGCTGCGGGTCGACACCATCGCCCAGCTGTTCACGGCGGCCAAGGTGCTGGCGGCCAACTACCGGGTGGGCGGCAAGCGGCTGGCCATCGTCACCAACGGCATCGGCCCCGGCGTGCTGGCCGCCGACAGCGCCTATTCCAACCGGGTGGAGCTGGCCAAGCTGTCTGATTCCACCGTGGAACTGCTCAATGGGGTCTTGCCGCGCAATTGGTCGCATGGCAACCCGCTGGACATCATAGGCGACGCCAGTCCCTCGCGTTTTCGCACCGCGGTGAAGGCCTGTCTGGACGACCCCAATGTGGATGGCGTGATGGTGGTGTTCACCCCGCAGGCCGGCACCGACCACCTGACCACGGCGCAGTTGATGATCGGCTTGCAGCGCGAATCCGCCAAGCCGTTGTTCCTGTCCTGGCTGGGCGACGCCAAGGTGTCGGAAAGCCGCGAACTGTTTTCCAAAGCCAAGTGCGCTCACTTCCGCGCGCCGGAGTACGGCATCGAAGTGTTCCGCAATCTGGCGGCTTATCAGCGCAACCAGCAGTTGCTGTTGCAGACGCCGGGGCCGCTGGAGGGCAAGCGCGCCGACCCGGACGTGGCCAAGGCGCGCAAGGTGATCGCCTCGGCGTTGAAGGACGGCCGCGACATTCTGTCCGAGCGCGAATCCAAGGAAGTGCTGGCCGCCTTCCAGATTCCGGTCAATCCCACCCGGCTGGCGCGCACCGCCAACGAGGCGGTCAAGCAGGCCGATAAGATCGGCTATCCGGTGGTGCTGAAGATCGATTCGCCGGACATTATTTATAAGTCGGACGTTGGCGGCGTGGAGCTGAACATCAGCAATGAGGCGACGCTGCGCGAAGCGTTCGACGCCATCATCGGCCGCACGCGCCAGGCGCGGCCGGAGGCGCGCATCGACGGGGTGTCGGTGCAGCCCATGCGCAAGCGCCGCTTCGCCCGCGAAGTGATGGTGGGCGTTACCCACGACGAAGCCTTCGGGCCGGTGATCACTTTCGGCGCCGGGGGCATCGCGGTGGAGGTGATGCACGACCGCGCGCTATCCCTGCCGCCGCTCAACGGCTATCTGGTGGCCAGCATGATCCGGCATACCCGCATCGGCCAATTGCTGGGCGCGTTCAAGAACCTGCCGGCGGTGGATCAGGACGAGCTGGAGGATGTGCTGCTGCATGTGTCGGAAATGGTGTGCGAGCTGCCCGAGCTGCGCGAGATGGACATCAATCCGTTGGTGGCCGACGAGCAGGGCGTGATCGCGCTGGACGCCCGCATCATCGTCCGGCCGCGGCGGCCGGATTTGAAGCGCTACGCCCATATGGCCATCATGCCTTATCCCAGCCATATGGTGGTGTGCGCCAAATTGAAGGACGGCACCAATGTGATGGTGCGGCCGGTGCGTCCGGAAGATGCGGATATGCAACAGGAGTTCGTACGCAATCTGTCCGAGGAGAGCCGCTACAACCGCTACCTGTCCAGCATCAAGCAATTGTCGCAAAGCATGTTGGTGCGTTTCACCCAGCTGGATTACGACCGCGAGATGGCGCTGGCGATGACGCGCGAACAAAAAGACGGCGAGGAAATGCTGGCGGTGGCGCGTTTCATCACCGATCCGGACAACGAGGGCTGCGAGTTTGCGCTGGAGGTGGCCGACCGCTGGCAAGGCAAGGGCATAGGCTATCTTCTGATGAGCGCCTTGTTCGACGCGGCGCGGGAGCAGGGCCTGAAAGTGATGCGCGGCGAGGTGTTGGCCGGCAATAAGGGCATGTTGAAACTGATGCACAAGCTGGGCTTTTCCGTGGAGCCGCACCCGGAAGACCGGGCCCTGACCATGGTGTCCAAGAGCTTGTAACGGCGGGCTTGACAGGCGTCTTGCATTAAGCGCTTGCAAGATAAGGGAAAACTGACCTAAAATCGTGGGCTTTTCTCATACCGTTTTTATTCAAGGACAATCGACAATGGTAGTGATTCGTCTGGCACGTGGCGGCGCCAAGAACCGTCCGTTCTACAACATCGTGGTGACCGATTCCCGTAACCGTCGTGACGGTCGCTTCATCGAGCGCGTTGGCTTCTACAACCCGGTTGCCAACGAGAAGCAAGAGCGCGTTCGTTTCACCATGGACCGCCTGAACCACTGGGTTGGCGTTGGCGCTCAAGTTTCCGACGCCGTTGCCAAGCTGCTGAAAGAGCAGAAGGCCGCTGCCTAAGCGTT
It contains:
- a CDS encoding peptidoglycan DD-metalloendopeptidase family protein, which translates into the protein MADRENRARPAEKPAGPGEIRTLACRTQLKLQKHNSFFVRQFIKSLKQTIKNKSMLKMHCSYAYIFTASIGIALSGCSSIAQQPAPVESATPAVARSAPPSAPVATGGNSAAVTTPYQDNGGVSAAPIGSASAAGATTKEKTHVVQPGENLFRISLNNGLKYKDVAAWNNLPDNNIKVGQVLRLTPPGGDAPPAANAGQPTAGAAPVQPSAPVESATVQAGGVKAYPKALKLPYSAEAAKTLSAQSEGGPGNNKNAQAPISAAGSPATASAPAKTEAPAATPSSKPEASKPVAKTDEDAVPWLWPTEGKMIRGYSDSSKGIDISGRSGQPVLAAGDGKVVYSGTGLRGYGKLIIIKHNKSFLSAYAHNSQLLVKEGQSVKRGQKIAEMGNSDADQVKLHFEIRRLGKPVDPMQYLDHKS
- a CDS encoding protein-L-isoaspartate(D-aspartate) O-methyltransferase, which gives rise to MATPQLTPGQPAYGMLSDRTRRRMVERLRQNGVADERVLTAMSDVPRHLFVDQALATRAYDDVSLPIGHGQTISQPFTVARMTEILLNGKKPGKVLEIGTGCGYQTAVLLKTGAEVYSIERLGVILDKARRNLRAAKLVHARLVHGDGHFGLAEAAPFDGIIMTAAARNIPQALVEQLNDGGRMIMPIGEEEQYLWLIEKTAQGLQKSRLDPVKFVPLLAGRS
- the surE gene encoding 5'/3'-nucleotidase SurE: MKFLISNDDGYFAPGLAMLAQTLSRHGEVVVVAPERDRSGASNSLTLDRPLTVRKAANGFHYVNGTPTDCVHLAVTGMLDFKPDMVFSGINHGPNMGDDTLYSGTVAAATEGFMLGIPSIAVSLAGYSGQHFASAGLVVDQLVERCKRNPFREPVLLNVNVPDIAPEALGQLTVTRLGRRHCAQPVIKSQNPRGETIYWVGPVGNVQDAGAGTDFGALANNDISVTPLMLDLTAYGQLDGIKTWLHHS
- the nadA gene encoding quinolinate synthase NadA, whose translation is MTKRVVTLAHYYTQPEIQKMADKVGDSLELSLYAKEANADIIVFAGVRFMAETAKILNPQAEVILPDAGSTCSLVTQTDVAALAKWRKQHPDHVHVSYINSSAEHKALSDWIVTSRNVDDIIAHLYAEGKKVIFSPDRNMGGYLNYQYGYDMPLWSAVCEVHDKFNEAALDEAFAVAGAEKYLIAHPESPLPVLKKADYVGSTSGMLNWVKQFSGSPDAVIFVATEDGILYNMGLARPDLDLRQAPIYAGCQCNSCPYMKMNTIEAVKRAQQGVGLRIDYLSREQMDAARLPIERMLEFSQRYYA
- a CDS encoding cation diffusion facilitator family transporter, encoding MTSRFSLHDDGSAGGEHDDEHDYNHPHRHPHGGVTGAAARAASMRALRWVALLTIGFACVEAVGGWATGSLALLSDAGHMLTDSISLLLALWVAHIGRRPADESHSFGHGRAEVIGAFLNSLFMFGVIVFIAVEAVRRLLEPHAVNGLGVMGIAVAGLLVNVLAVWILSRGAHSLNSKAALLHVMGDLLGSLAAIASGAIVYWTGWTPADPILSMLVACLILSSTWRLLRKSLAVLMEEVPAELDFNRIGRALGGIAGVRSVHDLHVWTMAADRVALSAHLQVAAPQDWPRILAACQRMLSREYGIDHVTLQPEWPLPPPAGKTVPVTIISEDKHQ
- a CDS encoding bifunctional acetate--CoA ligase family protein/GNAT family N-acetyltransferase, with amino-acid sequence MRPHYLTPLFSPRSVAVIGASDTPGSIGQAVFANLLAGNFQGKLFPVNLNHKVVAGVPAVASVRQISEPVDLAVVVTATRTLPAIMKDCGKKGIKAVLLAKEFADSEQLEREIINETLSISRHFGIRILGPNVLGLMRPVAGFNASNYTSKVRPGNLALVSQSSALCTAMLDWADSKGIGFSSVISVGNALDVGFGEILDYLVADNFTQGILLHVHHIHDARRFMSALRAAARTKPVVVIKSGRYEDAVTGVTHSSNLVESGDVFDAALARAGVLRVDTIAQLFTAAKVLAANYRVGGKRLAIVTNGIGPGVLAADSAYSNRVELAKLSDSTVELLNGVLPRNWSHGNPLDIIGDASPSRFRTAVKACLDDPNVDGVMVVFTPQAGTDHLTTAQLMIGLQRESAKPLFLSWLGDAKVSESRELFSKAKCAHFRAPEYGIEVFRNLAAYQRNQQLLLQTPGPLEGKRADPDVAKARKVIASALKDGRDILSERESKEVLAAFQIPVNPTRLARTANEAVKQADKIGYPVVLKIDSPDIIYKSDVGGVELNISNEATLREAFDAIIGRTRQARPEARIDGVSVQPMRKRRFAREVMVGVTHDEAFGPVITFGAGGIAVEVMHDRALSLPPLNGYLVASMIRHTRIGQLLGAFKNLPAVDQDELEDVLLHVSEMVCELPELREMDINPLVADEQGVIALDARIIVRPRRPDLKRYAHMAIMPYPSHMVVCAKLKDGTNVMVRPVRPEDADMQQEFVRNLSEESRYNRYLSSIKQLSQSMLVRFTQLDYDREMALAMTREQKDGEEMLAVARFITDPDNEGCEFALEVADRWQGKGIGYLLMSALFDAAREQGLKVMRGEVLAGNKGMLKLMHKLGFSVEPHPEDRALTMVSKSL
- the rpsP gene encoding 30S ribosomal protein S16, translated to MVVIRLARGGAKNRPFYNIVVTDSRNRRDGRFIERVGFYNPVANEKQERVRFTMDRLNHWVGVGAQVSDAVAKLLKEQKAAA